Sequence from the Gloeocapsopsis dulcis genome:
AAACTGTAGAAACTGCACTTGGCAATCAGCTAATTGCTAATTTAGCCACCAAAATATTTCCTAAGCCTTCATCTTTTGCAATCGTCGGATATTATATAATCGACGCGTTTCTCCTAGCGAGGAGTATATATGGCTCGCTATACTAGCTGGTTTACTTTTGAAGTTCCGCCTACACCTTTACAGCAGTTGCTTGCAGAGGTTTTGCAAGCTTGCAATCTGGAGGTTGTATATCATACAAGTGACTACATAATGGCACAGGAAATTCCTGGAAACACTACGTTTGCCAGGTTGGTAGTTGTAGAAATACTAACTGATAAAACACTGAATACAACAACAGAAGCTCGGATAAATGTTGTGGTCAAAAATGAAGAATTGCCATTGCAGATGAATAATCATTGTTACCAGATGTTTCAACAAGTAAATCAGGCGATCGCAGACAATCGTCAGTGGCAGTTAATAGAAAGTATCTGTGGCTGAACCAAAGAATGCTTGGTGCACGATCCTGCTAGATTAACAAAGTCCAGATGGTGCGCGGACTTATTGATCGGGTTCTCACTTTAAGTGCGAAAGCATACTTGGTTCAGATAGCCGCGATTTTATTCAGAGGATATCTCATCTTTAGTGAGATGCCATCATAGTTGTTGCTAGCATCGTTTAGTCTTCAAATTCAGGCATCATATTTGGACCAATAAGAGTGACATCATACTCGTCTAAAGGTCCAGAAGGCATGGTATCTTTGCTTAGCAAGTAATAAATCGCTCGGACTTGAGGACCAAATACGATCTCATCCTCATTTTTTAGGTCGTGGGCAGGAATTTTACGACCATTAATCAGTAATCCATTGGCACTAGGTTTCCCCTTAGAATCGCCATCAATAATGCGATAGTAAAAGCTGCCATCTTCACGTGGTAACCTCACCAAGGTAGCATGACGCCGAGAAACAAACTGCGAGAACAAGCGGATATCGCAGCGGGCATCTCTGCCAATAGAATACACAGGAGCGTCTAGACTAAATTCTTTACGTCCCTGATCGTCTTCAACAATCAGTATATGGTTCTGATTAGATTGTAAAGCCATTGAAGCATCGGTTAGTAAAATCACTCAATCAATTATTATCGCTTTAGTTATACGAGCTATTGATCGCTAATACAGATGCGCTCTGTACAGAAAATTATTGAATCAGCTTAACTTAGGTTGATTGTACTCGACATTGTGTCTCCTGAATGAAACTAAGGTAGTCTCTATATTCATCAGTGGTAATTAGTAAGCCTTTGCGACTTAGTAACATAAAGTAACACTAGAGTAGTTACAAATCTTTTATCTTAACCCTCGCCCCTTTCTTGTGAAACCGACGCAACAATAAAGAGTTAGTGACGACGCTAATAGAGCTAAATGCCATCAATGCCCCAGCAGCAGCGGGACTAAGAACAAACCCAAAACCAGGTAACAAAGCGCCAGCGGCGATTGGGATTCCGAGTGTGTTGTAGGCAAATGCCCAAAACAAGTTCTGACGAATTTTATTAAAAGTTGCACGACTTAACTCAATTGCGACAACTACATCAGTTAAGCTATCTCGCATGAGGACAATTTCTGCAGTTTCCATCGCGACATCAGTACCTGTTTTCAAGGCAATGCCTACATCCGCTTGTGACAAGGCAGGAGTATCGTTAATGCCATCTCCTACCATAGCGACTAGATGGCGTTGAGATTGCAATTGAGAAATTGCTGCTGCTTTTTCGTCAGGGCGTACGTTAGCAAAGATGTCTTGTGAATCTATGCCGAGTTGAAGGGCGATCACCTCTGCAACTTCTTGTCGATCTCCAGTTAAGATCGCGACTTGTAGACCAATTTGTCGTAATTTATCTACTGTTGCTTTGGCATCTGCTCTTAAAGTATCTGTGAGGGCGATTAACCCTACAAGTTGGTTGTCTACTGCTACGTAAACAACTGTTTTCCCGTTAGATGTCAGCGACTGACTGATTTGTTGTGCAGCTTCATCAATCACAACTGAATGCTGTACAAGCCATTCTTGATTACCTAATAACACATTATTGTGACCTGCAACTTGCGCAGATACTCCTAAACCTGGTTCCATGTAAAAATCTTGGGCAGCTAATGGAGATAAATTGTGCTGTTGCGCTGCTTGTTGAATTGCGGTTGCTAGAGGATGCGCGTTGCCACTTTCTACTGCTGCTGCTAATTGGAGAAGATGTTGAGTAGAAGATATTGATTCTTGTCCCTGTCTTAGCGGAATACAGTCACTCACATGCGCCAGCCCAGTCGTGAGAGTACCAGTTTTATCAAACACCACTGTAGTAAGTCGATGGACTCTTTCTAATACTTCACCACCTTTGATTAATAATCCACGTTCTGCGCCTACTCCTGTACCAACGAGAATTGCTGTTGGTGTAGCAAGTCCTAAAGCACAAGGACACGCTACAACCATTACGGCGATCGCTAGTTTTAAACTCAGTAGTAATGGCGATTGTGCGATCGCGTGGGTAGTATGTACCTGATGCAGGGATTTGTGTCCCAGATAGGCGAGGTGATGAGGTTGTGTCGCGATATCAGACCAAATATGAGTTCCGATGAAGTACCAAAACACAAATGTTAATATGGCAGAGGTTAACACTCCGTAGGTAAAGTATCCTGCGACTGTATCTGCTAATTTTTGGACTGGTGCTTTCCGTGTTTGTGCGGCTTCTACCAGAGTAACTATCTGGGCAAGTGTCGTATTTTTTCCCGTCCGAGTTGCCCGTAGCGCAATTGTTCCTGCTTGATTGATTGTCCCAGCAGCGACCTGATCTCCAGGCTGCTTGCTAACAGGCATTGCTTCCCCAGTCAACATTGATTCATTTACTGTTGTTTTACCAGCAACGACCTCACCATCAACAGGAATTTTGTCTCCTGGTAAAACTTGTAACCATTCACCTACTCGTACGCGATCGGCAGGAATTTCGACACTCTCGCGTCCTGCAGCAGTTGTCGGATCGGCAATCAAGCGGGCAACTTGCGGCTGCAGTGCTAGTAATTCGCGAAAAGCTAATGCTGCACGTCCTCGGGCTTGTTGCTCTAATGTCCTTCCCAATAGGATAAAGCCCAATAGCATCACGGGTTCATCGAAAAAGCAATCCCACCCTAGTTGCGGAAAAAGAAGTGCTACCAAACTTGCTGTATAAGCTGTCAGTGTTCCCAATCCGACTAAGGTATTCATGTTGGGTGCGTTGCGCCGCAAGCCCCGCCAACCATCAAGCAAAATTGGGCGTCCTGGTCCAATTAAGGTTGCAGTTGCTAGTCCAAAGTGCAGCCAAATATTGTGTAACATTGGTGGCGCCGGCAAACCCCACTCGCTGAAATGCCCCAAGCTAGACAATACAAGCAAAATGCTAGCGACAATCAACTGTTTAAGGGCTGATTGCATTTCCTGGCGGTGTCGTGATGGTTCAACGACACTAGTATCAGGTTCTCCCTGAGCATAACGTGGTTGAGTAGGAAAGCCAGCCGCTGTTAAATTCTCAGCAAGTTCTGCTGCATCAACGGCACCTGCGGCACACTCGACAACGGCAACTTCCGTAACTAAGTTGACACACGCAGACAGTACACTTTGATTTTGGACTAACTGACTTTCAACAACCTTGACACAGCCAGCACACTTCATTCCTTGGATATCGAGTGTGATGGTTTCTGTTGCTTGAGTGGCGCT
This genomic interval carries:
- a CDS encoding FHA domain-containing protein — its product is MALQSNQNHILIVEDDQGRKEFSLDAPVYSIGRDARCDIRLFSQFVSRRHATLVRLPREDGSFYYRIIDGDSKGKPSANGLLINGRKIPAHDLKNEDEIVFGPQVRAIYYLLSKDTMPSGPLDEYDVTLIGPNMMPEFED
- a CDS encoding heavy metal translocating P-type ATPase; translation: MQLVPKTEPPQSIANSATQATETITLDIQGMKCAGCVKVVESQLVQNQSVLSACVNLVTEVAVVECAAGAVDAAELAENLTAAGFPTQPRYAQGEPDTSVVEPSRHRQEMQSALKQLIVASILLVLSSLGHFSEWGLPAPPMLHNIWLHFGLATATLIGPGRPILLDGWRGLRRNAPNMNTLVGLGTLTAYTASLVALLFPQLGWDCFFDEPVMLLGFILLGRTLEQQARGRAALAFRELLALQPQVARLIADPTTAAGRESVEIPADRVRVGEWLQVLPGDKIPVDGEVVAGKTTVNESMLTGEAMPVSKQPGDQVAAGTINQAGTIALRATRTGKNTTLAQIVTLVEAAQTRKAPVQKLADTVAGYFTYGVLTSAILTFVFWYFIGTHIWSDIATQPHHLAYLGHKSLHQVHTTHAIAQSPLLLSLKLAIAVMVVACPCALGLATPTAILVGTGVGAERGLLIKGGEVLERVHRLTTVVFDKTGTLTTGLAHVSDCIPLRQGQESISSTQHLLQLAAAVESGNAHPLATAIQQAAQQHNLSPLAAQDFYMEPGLGVSAQVAGHNNVLLGNQEWLVQHSVVIDEAAQQISQSLTSNGKTVVYVAVDNQLVGLIALTDTLRADAKATVDKLRQIGLQVAILTGDRQEVAEVIALQLGIDSQDIFANVRPDEKAAAISQLQSQRHLVAMVGDGINDTPALSQADVGIALKTGTDVAMETAEIVLMRDSLTDVVVAIELSRATFNKIRQNLFWAFAYNTLGIPIAAGALLPGFGFVLSPAAAGALMAFSSISVVTNSLLLRRFHKKGARVKIKDL